The window CTGATTGTCATCGGTGTTATCGTCCTCTTAACGATTTTCATTCTTCTCAATCGTTCCCGCGGTCCAACCGGAGTTCAATGTGAAACCGAAACCGCCCGGTATGGTTCAATCCTTTCCAAAGTTACCGCGACCGGTACCCTTCGGGCTAAATCCCAGGTCAATCTTCAAGCGCAATTGATGGGTGTGGTAAAAAAACTGCGCATTGAGGAAGGCGACTTTGTGCGTGCCGGCGACACCCTGCTGGAACTTGACCGGCAGGGTTATGAAGCCCAGCTGGTTATGGCTCGTGCCCAGTTCACCCAGATAAAACTAAAACACGCCCGAATTGAAACCCTTTACGCCCGCGGGCTCATCGCCCCGGAGCAGTTTGAGGCATCAAAAGCCGCCTACGAAGGGGCAGAAGCCCAGTACTTACAGGCTCAGGACCAGTTTGACAAAACGGTCATCTGCGCCCCGATTTCGGGCATCGTCTCCCGGTTAAACATCAAAGAAGGGGAAACGGTCGTCATCGGCACGATGAACAGTCCCGGGACAGTACTGCTCGTTCTTGCCGACCTGTCAAAAATGGAAGCATTGGTTGAAGTGGACGAGACCGACATTGTCAATGTCGCCCCGGGTCAATTCGCCCGGATAACCGTTGATGCCCTGCCTGACACAACCTTCACCGGCAAAGTTACCCGGGTTGGCTATATGCCGGTGCAAAAACTGCTCACCGCAACCGAAACCGGCACGAATTTTGAAGTCGTTATCACCATTGACAGCACTGTGGAACCAACCTTGCGTCCGGGAATGACCTGTCACGCTGAAATCATAATCGCCCGGCTTGACTCGGTGCTCACAGTACCGATTCAAGCCGTCGGCCGGCGCAAAGTTGCTGGTAAAGAAACCGAGACGGTGTTTTTAGTAAAAGACGGTAAGGCGGTTCTCACCCCGGTTAAAACCGGCAAGGCAAGCGATACCGACATCGAAATCCTCGCCGGTGTTGAGCCCGGCGACCAGGTTATCACCGGGCCCTACAAGGTTCTGACCAAACTCACCGACGGGCAACGGGTCAATGCCCGCCCGGTGAAAACCGATACCATCCACTGAGCCGTGCTGCTCAAGACCGAATAGGTGACCAAAATCTACTACCTGGGCAAAACCGCGGTACGCGCCCTCGACGGCATCTCTTTATCAATTGAAAAAGGTGAGTATGTTGCCTTGATGGGCCCATCCGGTTCTGGTAAATCAACTCTTATGCACATCCTCGGCTGCCTTGACACACCAACAACGGGAAAATACCTGTTCAACGGTGCCGACACATCGCAACTCAGCGATACCGAACTCGCCCGCCTCCGCAACAAAGAGTTCGGTTTCGTATTCCAGAACTTCAACCTGCTGCCCCGGCTCTCCGCCCTTGCCAATGTTGAACTGCCCCTGCTCTACGCCGGGGTTGGGCGTAAAGAACGGCTGCGCCGTGCCACCGAACTGTTAACGATGGTTGGTCTCGGTGACCGGCTTCACCACCGCTCCAACGAACTTTCCGGGGGCGAAATGCAGCGGGTGGCGATTGCCCGCGCCCTTGCCAATCAGCCCGCGGTCATCCTTGCCGATGAGCCAACCGGCAATCTCGATTCCCGCACCGGCAGTGAGATTATGCGCCTGTTTGACACCCTGGCACAGGAAGGCAACACCATTGT is drawn from candidate division WOR-3 bacterium and contains these coding sequences:
- a CDS encoding efflux RND transporter periplasmic adaptor subunit, with the translated sequence MKKPLRITLIVIGVIVLLTIFILLNRSRGPTGVQCETETARYGSILSKVTATGTLRAKSQVNLQAQLMGVVKKLRIEEGDFVRAGDTLLELDRQGYEAQLVMARAQFTQIKLKHARIETLYARGLIAPEQFEASKAAYEGAEAQYLQAQDQFDKTVICAPISGIVSRLNIKEGETVVIGTMNSPGTVLLVLADLSKMEALVEVDETDIVNVAPGQFARITVDALPDTTFTGKVTRVGYMPVQKLLTATETGTNFEVVITIDSTVEPTLRPGMTCHAEIIIARLDSVLTVPIQAVGRRKVAGKETETVFLVKDGKAVLTPVKTGKASDTDIEILAGVEPGDQVITGPYKVLTKLTDGQRVNARPVKTDTIH
- a CDS encoding ABC transporter ATP-binding protein encodes the protein MTKIYYLGKTAVRALDGISLSIEKGEYVALMGPSGSGKSTLMHILGCLDTPTTGKYLFNGADTSQLSDTELARLRNKEFGFVFQNFNLLPRLSALANVELPLLYAGVGRKERLRRATELLTMVGLGDRLHHRSNELSGGEMQRVAIARALANQPAVILADEPTGNLDSRTGSEIMRLFDTLAQEGNTIVLVTHDKTIAEHARRTIKLKDGKVVEE